A genome region from Megalobrama amblycephala isolate DHTTF-2021 linkage group LG16, ASM1881202v1, whole genome shotgun sequence includes the following:
- the LOC125249632 gene encoding uncharacterized protein LOC125249632, with protein sequence MPSLRGMERRLAQSPEMLEVYKSEIKKLEITGAAIKLRNEEEGTTREKWYIPHHMITHNGKNRLVFNCSFEYEGLNLNNCLLPGPVLSPSLLGVLLRFREHCVAISGDIRGMFHQVLLLPEDRPLLRFLWRDLRQDDPPDTYEWQVLPFGTTCSPCCASFALQRHVVLHSTPDEDVRFSVDRCFYVDNCLQSLSSVQEARLLVDKLRALLSSGGFDIRQWASNVVEVVSHLPPEARSSKLELWLSQDKADPRESTLGLNWHCELDHLGFKHRPISYNALTMRSIYRVLASQYDPLGVILPYTTRAKVIVQQLWVNHRDWDDPQLPGELRQAWIDWEEELKYLPQVTLPRCYNPSYMDNSNVRREIHIFSDASEKAYGAVAYLRSEGCQGDLHLAFLLARSKVAPQKQQSIPRLELCAALIGAQLARLLTTELTLKLDKVTYWTDSTIVLHWLLSDSCRYKVFVGTRVSEIQELTDRKEWRYINSERNPADDLTRGKKLQDLIGPNRWLQGPMFLLQPKEEWPSHPTSHFSDAEDASELKGKIFCGITITVPLISSRKKYNKWEDLVEAVGQELHGAAAQDESPPASTYREAETVVLRRIQMDSFPEDFQLLKSNKPVRSNSRLLCLSPEFDAESQLIRVGG encoded by the coding sequence ATGCCTAGTCTCAGAGGTATGGAGCGTCGACTCGCTCAGTCACCAGAAATGTTGGAGGTGTATAAGTCTGAGATAAAGAAGCTGGAGATTACTGGTGCTGCCATCAAGTTGCGGAACGAGGAAGAGGGAACCACAAGAGAGAAGTGGTATATCCCACACCATATGATCACTCACAATGGTAAAAACCGCCTAGTTTTCAACTGTTCCTTCGAGTATGAAGGACTGAACCTTAACAACTGCTTACTACCAGGTCCAGTTCTAAGCCCGTCTCTTCTGGGTGTCCTCCTGCGGTTCAGGGAACATTGTGTGGCCATAAGTGGGGATATACGTGGGATGTTTCATCAGGTCCTGCTACTGCCTGAGGACAGACCACTCCTACGCTTCCTCTGGCGTGACCTGCGTCAGGATGACCCTCCAGATACTTATGAGTGGCAAGTCCTTCCCTTCGGGACTACGTGCAGCCCCTGCTGCGCGTCCTTTGCCCTTCAGCGACATGTGGTGCTGCACAGTACTCCTGACGAGGATGTCAGATTCTCTGTGGACCGATGCTTTTATGTGGACAACTGTCTACAAAGTTTGAGTTCTGTCCAAGAAGCAAGACTATTAGTGGATAAGTTACGTGCCCTCTTATCCTCTGGTGGTTTTGACATCCGGCAATGGGCCAGCAATGTTGTGGAAGTTGTCAGTCACCTACCTCCTGAAGCCAGATCCTCTAAACTGGAGTTGTGGCTCTCTCAAGATAAAGCTGACCCACGAGAGTCAACCTTGGGCCTGAACTGGCACTGCGAGCTGGACCATCTTGGGTTCAAACACAGACCGATTTCTTACAATGCCTTGACAATGCGGAGCATCTACCGAGTGCTGGCAAGTCAGTATGACCCCCTTGGAGTCATCCTTCCATATACTACCCGAGCCAAGGTGATCGTTCAGCAGCTTTGGGTAAATCATCGGGATTGGGATGATCCACAACTCCCTGGTGAGCTCCGGCAAGCATGGATAGACTGGGAGGAGGAGCTTAAATATTTACCGCAGGTAACCCTCCCTAGGTGCTATAACCCTTCCTATATGGATAATTCTAATGTACGACGAGAGATTCACATTTTTAGTGATGCCTCCGAGAAAGCATATGGGGCTGTTGCTTACCTGCGGTCAGAAGGTTGCCAGGGGGACCTCCACCTTGCCTTTCTTCTAGCCCGGTCTAAAGTGGCCCCACAGAAACAGCAGTCAATACCGAGACTTGAGCTCTGCGCCGCCTTGATAGGGGCACAGTTGGCGAGGTTGCTTACAACTGAGCTCACTCTTAAGTTGGACAAGGTCACTTACTGGACTGACTCCACTATTGTCCTCCACTGGCTCCTTTCCGATTCCTGCCGGTACAAGGTCTTTGTAGGCACCCGGGTTTCGGAGATTCAGGAGTTGACCGACAGGAAAGAATGGCGATACATAAATTCTGAGCGAAACCCTGCTGATGACCTGACTCGGGGCAAGAAGCTGCAAGACCTTATCGGCCCCAACAGATGGCTTCAAGGTCCGATGTTCCTATTGCAACCAAAGGAGGAGTGGCCTTCTCACCCCACCTCACACTTTTCTGACGCGGAAGATGCATCTGAACTTAAAGGAAAAATCTTCTGTGGGATAACTATCACTGTGCCATTAATTTCAAGTAGAAAGAAGTACAACAAATGGGAGGATTTGGTGGAGGCAGTTGGGCAGGAGCTGCATGGGGCGGCCGCCCAAGATGAATCCCCTCCAGCAAGTACCTATAGAGAGGCAGAGACTGTTGTCCTGAGAAGGATACAGATGGATAGTTTCCCCGAGGATTTCCAGCTCCTGAAATCCAACAAGCCAGTTCGCTCTAACAGTCGGTTGCTGTGTCTTTCTCCGGAATTTGACGCTGAAAGCCAACTCATTCGAGTCGGAGGATGA